The nucleotide sequence CCTTCGGCAGGCACGAACCACCCCAGCCGGGGCCGGGGGCGAGGAACTCCGGGCCGATCCGCGCGTCGAGGCCCATGGTGCGCGAGACCTCGCGGACGTCCGCGCCGAACCGCTCGCACAGTTCGGCCAGGACGTTCACGTAGGACAGTTTCACGGCGAGGAACGCGTTGCTCGCGTACTTCGCGAGTTCGGCGCTGGCCGAATCGGTCGCCACCACCGGGGCGCCGGTCGGCTCGTACAGCCGGGCGACCCGCCGCGCCGCCGGCGAGTCCGCCGGGTCCGTGCCGACGACGACCCGGTCCGGGTGCAGGAAGTCTTCGACGGCGTGCCCTTCGCGGAGGAACTCCGGGTTGGCCACCACCGGCAGGTCGTCGCGGCCCAGCAGGCGGGGCAGCCGCGCCGCGGTGCCGACCGGCACCGTCGACTTGGTGACCAGCACGCAGCCGGGCCGCAGCAGCCGCCCGAGCTGCGGCACGACGTGTTCGAGCACGCCGAGGTCGGGGCGCCCGTCCTCGGCCGGCGGCGTCGGCAGGCACAGGAAGACGAGGTCCGCGCCGTAGAGCTCCGACTGGGCGGTGGTGAAGCTCAGCGTCCGGTCGGCGAGGCCCTGGCCGACGAGCTCGGCCAGACCGGGCTCCGCGATCGACACGACGCCACGGCCCAGTTCGTCCACTTTGGACGCGTCGGCGTCCACGCAGGTGACCCGGTGCCCGAGCCGCGCGAAGCAGCCGGCACTGGTCAGCCCGACGTAGCCCGCGCCGACGATCCCGATGTGCTCAGCCATGCGCCACCCGCACTTCCAGGGCCGAACGCGTCGCGGCCAGCACGCGCTCCTCGCCGAGCAGCAGCAAGCCGCCGTCGGGCTCCTCGCCGTGCGGGTCGCCGACATTGCCCGCCCACAGCACGACGTGCTGCCGCGCGGACGGCGGCGGGCCCCACAGCCGCGGCGGCGTCGGGCCGAACAGCAGCACCGACGGCGTGCCGAACGCCGTGGCGAGGTGTCCGACACCGGTGTCGCCGCAGACGACGAGTGCCGCCCCGGCCACCAGCGCGGCCAGTTCCGCCAAGCCGGTGCGCCCGGCCAGCACGGCGTCCTCGCCGAGCCCGGCCGCCTCGGCGATCGAAACCGCGAGGTCGCGTTCGGCGGCGCTGCCGGTGAGCACCACGCGGTGCCCGCGCGCGGCGAGGTCCCGCACGACGGTCGCGAACCGCCCGGGCGGCCACCGCCGGGCCGGGAACGCCGCGCCGGGGTGCACCACGACGGCGTCCGGGGCCGGGCTCGGGCCCGGCGGCACGGGCAGGGTCAGCGCCGACCGGTCCGCCGCCAGGTGGTGGTATTCGACGAGCCGGCACCAGCGGTCGACCTCGTGCAGGTCGTCGCGCCACTCGAGGCCCGCGACGTCGGGGAAGTCGGGGTGGCGGTGGGTCAGCAGCTCGGCGGGATCGGCGACGAGCAGGTCGTGGATGCTCTCCGGGCCGCTGCCGTGCAGGTTCACCGCGAGCCGCGGCGGCGGGCCGGGCCAGGCGAGCTCGCCGAGCTTCGGGGTCGGCAGCAGCTCGTCGACCGCGTCGATCAGCTCGACGAGGTCCCGCAGGCTTTCCGGCGCGGCCAGCACCAGCCGGTCGCCGGGGTACCCTGCGCGCAAGGCGCGCAGCGCGGGTACCGCCGTCAGCAGGTCCCCGACGCCGAGCGCGCGCAGGACGAGGACCGCGGCACTCACGGCCACGACCCCTCCTCCGAAGCGCACACGACCAGCTCGCGGACCTCGGCGCCCGGCGGCTGCTGCAGCGCGAACACGACGGTGTTCGCGACGTGCTCGGGCTGGTTGAGCTTCGCGTCCGGCGGCGGCTTGTACTGGTCGGTGCGGTCGTCGAAGAAGTGCGTCCACATCCCGCCCGGGATGAGCAGCGTGACGCCGACGCGCCCGGCCAGCTCGGCGGCGAGCGCGCGGGTGAACCCGACGACACCGAACTTCGAGGCGCAGTAGGCGGTCGCGTCGCTCACCGCCTTGATGCCCAGGGTGGACGCGACCGTGACGACTGTGCCGTGGGAGCGTTCCAGGTAGGGGAGCGCGGCGCGGATCACCGCGGCCGTGCCGAGCAGGTTCACCTTGACGACCCGCTCCCAGTCCTCTGTGGACACTTCGCCGAGCGGGCCGCAGGCGTCGGTGCCGGCGGCGGTGAAGACGCCGTCCAGGCCGCCCGCTCGCTCGGCGAGCTCACGCACCGCCGCCTCGGTCGCGGCGGTGTCGGTCAGGTCGGCTTCGACGTATTCGGCCGGATCTTGCGGGCGGACGCGGTCGAGGACGTACGGGGTGCCACCGGCCTTGCGGACGGCGTCGACGGTGGCGGCGCCGAGTCCGGACGCACCGCCGGTGATCAGGACGTTGCCGAGGGGTCGCATCGCTCTCCTTCGCGGGCGAGGGGGTTCAGGCACTGGCCGCCGCGGCGACCAGCCGGGACGTCGAGTAACCGGGCACGGTCGGGACGAGCACGACTTCGCCGCCGTGCCGTTCGACCACTTCGCGTTCGGGCAGGACCGCTTCCGCGTAGTCGCCGCCCTTCACCCACACGTCCGGGCGCAGCTTCTCCAGGACGGCGGTGGGCGAAGGCTCGTCGAAGACGGCGACGGCGTCCACAAAGGACAGAGCGCAGAGGAGTCGGGCGCGGTCGCGGTCGCGGACCAGCGGGCGGCCGGGGCCCTTCAGACCCCGCACCGACGCGTCGGAATTGAGGCAGACGACGAGCGCGTCGCCGAGGGCGCGGGCCTGCCGCAGCAGGCTCACGTGCCCGGGGTGCAGCAGGTCGAAGCAGCCGCCGGTGGCGATCAGTCGGCCGCCGGTTGCGCGGATCCGCTCGGCGAGGCCGAAGGCGTCGGTCGCCGGCTGCGGGTCGGGCACCGGGCCGTCGTTCGTGGACAGCGCGGTCGCGCCGCCGGCGGCGACGAACCGGGCGGCCGCCTCGACCGCGGTCACCACGGCTTCGGTCGTGTCCGCGCCGCCGAGCAGGGCCGCGGCGGCCGCGGCGGCGAACCGGTCGCCCGCGCCGCACGTGTCGGGCGCGGCGTGGCCCGGCATCCGTGCCGCGGCGGGGATCGGGACGGTCGTTTCGCCGAGGCCGTCGGCCAGCACCGCGCCGCGGGCCCCGGTGGTCACCGCGACCGCGTCGGCGTGCCAATGGCCGCGCAGCAGCTTGGCGAGCTCGGCCGGTTCCTCGTGCCCGGCGAGCACCGCGCGCGCCTCGGCGAGGTTCGGGGTGACCAGCCGCGTGCCGGGCACCGGCTGGGCGCCGCGGGGGTGCGGGTCCCAGACCACCGGGATCCGCTCGGCCAGCTCCCGCAGGACCCGCCGGACGTCCGGGTTGCGCGTCAGGCCGCGGCCGTAGTCGGCCACGAGGATCGCGCCGGCCTCCGCCAGGACGTCGTGCACCCGGGTGGGCAGCGGGTCGGCGGTCGCCGTGCCGTCGCCGGAATCCAGGCGCAGCAACGACTGCCCGCCCGCGCGGATCCGGGTCTTGCACACCGTCGTGCCGCGCAGCGGCAGCGGCAGCACGGTGACGTCCGGTTCCAGCAGCCCGGTGAGGGCGTGGCCGCCTTCGTCGTCACCCAGCGGCGTGACCAGGACGACCTCGGCCGCCGACCGCGCGGCCAGCAGCGCGGCCAAGCCGGCCCCGCCCGGGCGGCGGCGCCGGTCCGTCAGGTCGACCACCGGCACCGGCGCCTCCGGGCACAGCCGCTCGGCGGTGCCTTCGGCGTCGACGTCCAGCAGCGTGTCGCCGAGGACGACCAGTGGCCTCACGCGGTCACCCCGAGCGCGGTGTCGAGGGCCGCGCACAGGCCGTGCACCAGCACCAGGTGCATTTCCTGCACGGTCGCGACGGTCGGCGCTTCGACCGTCACGGCGTCGTCGCACAGGGCGGCGAGGGGGTTCGGGGCGGGCCCGGTCAGCGCCCAGGTCGTCACGCCCAGCTCGTGCGCGGCCTTCGCGGCGGCGACGACGTTCTGGCTGCCACCGCTGGTGGACAGGCACACCAGCACGTCGCCCGGCCGCCCGTGCGCGTGCACCTGGCGAGCGAAGACCTCGTGGTCGCCGTAGTCGTTGACGATCGCCGTGGTCGCGGACGTGTCCGCGTGCAGCGCGATGGCCGAGAGGGGACGGCGTTCGTGGCGGAACCGGCCGACGAGCTCGCCGGTCAGGTGCTGGGCTTCGGCCGCGCTGCCGCCGTTGCCGCAGGCGAGCAGCCGGCCGCCGGCTTCGAACACGCCGACCAGGTGCCGTCCCCACGCGGTTATCTTGGGGGCGGATTCGCGGGTCCGCTCGGCGGCTTCGGCCAACGCGGCGAGATGGTCTTCCATCACGGCACCTCCTTCTCCTCCGGCGACGCCGCGCCGGTTCGAGTGGATCGGGGACGCCGGAGCACGAACGGCCCCAGCGCGAGCAGGTCGATCGGGGCCGAGCCGAAGCACTCCAGCGCGTCCCGCGGCGAGTCGACCATCGGGCGGCCCGCGGTGTTGAGGCTGGTGTTGATCACGACCGGCAGGCCGGTCCGGCGCTCGAAGCCGGCCAGCATCCGGGCCAGCACCGGGTTTTCGCGTTCTTCGACGGTCTGCACGCGGGCGGTGCCGTCCACGTGCGTGATGGCCGGGATGCGGTCGCGCCATTCTTCGGCGACGTCGTGCACGAACAGCATGTACGGGCTGGGCAGCGGGCCGCGGGCGAAGATCTCGGCCGCCCGCTCGGCCCGCACCATCGGCGCCACCGGGCGGAACTGCTCGCGGCCCTTGACGTCGTTGAGCCGCTCGAGGTTGGCCTGGCGGCCCGGGTGGGCCAGCAGCGACCGGTGCCCGAGCGCCCGCGGGCCGAACTCGGCGCGGCCCTGGAACCAGGCGATCACCTCGTCGTTCGCCAGCGCTTCGGCGACGGTCTCGGCGAGGTCGTCCGGTCGCTCGTAGGGGAGTTTGGCCTTGATCAGGATTTCTTCGAGTTCGTCGTCGGTCCACCCGCGACCGAGCCCGGCGTCTCCCATGGACGTGCGGGGCTCCCCGGCTTCGGCCGCGAGCTGCAGGGCGGCGCCGAGCGCGGTGCCCGCGTCCCCGGCGGCGGGCTGCACCCAGATCCGGTCGAACGGGCCTTCGGCGTGCAGCCGGCTGTTGGCGACGCAGTTGAGCGCGATCCCGCCCGCCATCGCCAGGTCGCGTTGGCCGGTGGCGTCGTGCAGCCAGTCCGCCAGCTCCAGCAGGATGTCTTCGAGGACTTTCTGGACACTCGCGGCGAGATCGGCGTGCTGCCGGCTGAGCTGCTCGCCGGCTTTGCGGCGTGGGGCCAGCGAGGCCAGGTCGACGCCGGAGGCGTGGAACCCGCCGTCGCCGGTGACGTGGACGTGCTCGCAGAGTTCGTCGAGGAATTCGGGCTTGCCGTAGGAGGCGAGCGCCATGACCTTGTACTCGTCGCTGGACCGCGCGAAGCCGAGGTGCTCGGTCAGGTCCTCGTAGAGCAGGCCGAGGGAGTCCGGCAGCTTCTGCGCCGCCAGTTCCTTGAACCGGCCGTCGCGGTACTCACCGGCCAGGTAGGACGTGCTCTCGCCGCGGCCGTCGGCGACGAGCACGGCGCAGTCGCCGAACGGTGCGGCGAGCGCGGCCGACGCCGCGTGCGCGACGTGGTGCCGGACGAACTTGACGATGCCCGGGTCGAGTCCGGGCAAAGCGGACTTCAGGAACAGGGGCGCCCGCTTCGCGAATTCCGTCCGCAGCTCCTCGCCGCTCGGGTCGTGCCCGGGCAGGCCCGGCTCGACCAGGGCGGGGTCGTAGGAGTATCCGACGGCGTCGAGGTCCTTCGCGGACAGCCCCGCCTGGGCCAGGCACCAGGCGGCGGCCTGGGCGGGCTGTTCCCACGTGGAGAACGGCACCGCCTGCTTGCCGTGCTTGCGGCGGCTGAATCGTTCCTCTTCCGCCGCGGCGACGATCTCCCCGTCCACCACCAGTGCGGCGGCCGGGTCGTGGAAGACGGCATTGATCCCGAGTATGCGCATCGACCTGCCTCTGGCGTTCCGGTGCGGACTCGTGAGGCCCGCTCTCGCCTATAGCGCTACCCGGCGAAGTCGTTGATAAACGGTCGCGCGCAAAAGCCCTGGGCGTCGCTACTCAGTGTGACGGAGCCCGGCGGAACCACGCCGCAGTGCGACGGAGACCGTCTTCGGAGTCGACCTTCGGTTCCCAGCCGAGGACGTCACGCGCGAGGGAGATGTCGGGACACCGCCGCTGCGGGTCGTCGACGACGGCGTCGATGTACTCGATCGGCGAGCGGGACCCGGTGAGGTGCTTGATGCGCTCGGCCACTTGGCGAACGGTCAGTTCCTCCGGGTTGCCGATGTTGACCGGCCCCGGGTGGTCCGCCCGGGCGAGGGCCAGCAGGCCGCGGGCGGTGTCCTCGACGTAGCAGATCGAGCGGGTCTGCTCGCCGGTGCCGGTGACCGTGATGGGCTCGTTCTTGAGCGCCTGGTCGAGGAAGGCCGGGATCATCCGGCCGTCGTGGGCGCGCATGCCGGGGCCGTAGGTGTTGAAGATCCGCGCGATCGCCGTGTCGACGCCGAATTCGCGGCGGTAGGCCGACGTCAGCGCTTCGGCGTAGCGCTTGGCTTCGTCGTAGACGCTGCGCGGCCCGATCGGGTTGACGTTGCCCCAGTACCCCTCCTGCTGCGGGTGTTCCAGGGGATCGCCGTAGACCTCGCTGGTCGAGGCGAGCACGAACCGGGCACGAGCGCGGCGGGCCAGCTCGAGCGCGTTCTCGGTACCGTGCGAGCCCGCGCGCAGGGTTTCCAGGGGCAGGGCCAGGTAGTCGCGGGGCGACGCTGCCGAAGCGAGGTGGAAGACGACGTCGGCTTCGCAGCTCGGCGGCATCGGCTGCGTGACGTCGTGGCGCACGAACCGGAACCCCGCGTAGCGGCGCAGGTGGTCCAGGCTGTCCGCCGAGGACGTCGCGAGGTTGTCGACGGCGATGACTTCGATGTCCTCTTCGAGCAGCAGCTCGCACAGGTGCGCGCCGACGAAGCCGGCACCCCCGGTCACCACCGCACGCCCGAACCGCCTGGTCACTCCCGGATCCGTCATGCCGTGGCGGCTACCCGGCCCCGGCGGCCGCAAAACCGTGTAAGGGGGTGAAGAGCGGGTAAGCGCCGGGACCATGCGAGTTCTGCTCACCGGTTGGGCCAGTTTTCTGCACGGAGAAGCCACCGCGGGTGACGTCCTCAGCCTGCGCGCGGCCGGGAACGCGCTGGCGGAGGCGGGGATCGACCATCGGGTCGCGTGGAGCCCCGGCTTCCGGCCCGGCACCCTGCACCTGCCCGACGCGGCACCCGGCGACTACACGCACGTCGTCTTCGCCTGCGGCCCGGTGCACGGGCCGCAGGTGCGTTCGCTGCACGAGCGGTACGCGTCCTGCCGCCGGATCGCGGTCGGGGTGTCCGTGCCGGACGCCGAAGACCCGGCGGTCACCGGGTTCCACCGGGTCTTCCCGCGCGACGACGGCGGTACCGCCGAGCTCGACCTGGCGCTGGGCGCGCCGGTGTCGCCCACGCCGGTGCTCGGGGTGGTCCTGGCGCCGCACCAGCCGGAATACGGCAGCGCGGGGCGCCACGGCGACGTCCACGAGGCACTGACCGGCTGGCTCGCCGGCCTGGACTGCGCCCGCGTGCCACTGGACACCCGGCTTGCGCACGCGGACTGGGAGCGGTGCGCGACCCCGGACCAGTTCGCCGCCCTGGTGTCCAAAATGGACGCTCTGGTGACCACCCGGTTGCACGGGCTGGTCTTCGGGCTCAAGGCCGGGGTGCCGGTGCTCGCCGTCGACCCGGTGGCCGGCGGCGGGAAGGTGACCGCGCAGGGGAAGGCGCTGGACTGGCCGGTGGTGGCCGCCGAAGACGCCTGCGACACCGCGCTGCTCGACGCCCGCCTGAAGTGGTGCCTGCCCGCGTCGGTGCGGCCACCCGCGCACCCGGCCTCCCTGGCCGCGCTCGTGGACGAATTGGTGGGGTCGCGGTGAGCGCGCGCACGACCGTCGTCATCGCCACCCGCAACCGGGCCGGCGAGCTGGCGCGCACCCTCGCGCGGCTGTCCGCGTTGGACCCCCGGCCGCCGGTCGTCGTGCTGGACAACGCTTCCGAGGACGACACGGCCGACGTCGCCGGACGGCACGAGAACGTGCGCGTGATCCGCCTGCCGCAGAACCTCGGTGCGGCCGCGCGCACCCTCGGCGTCATCGCGGCCGACACACCGTACGTCGCCTTCAGCGACGACGACTCGTGGTGGGCGCCGGACGCGCTGGCCGAGGCGGAGCGGATCTTCGACGAGCACCCGCGGACCGGCCTGCTCGCGGCGCGCACCCTCGTCGGGCCGGAATGCCGGGACGATCCGGTGACGCCCGAAATGGAGCGCAGCCCGCTGGGGCACCCGGCCGGCGCGCCCGGGCCGCTGGTGCTCGGCTTCCTCGCCTGCTCCGCGATCGTGCGCCGCACGGCGTACCTGCAGGTGGGCGGGTTCAGCCCGCTGCTGCACTTCGGTGCGGAGGAACAGCTGCTGGCCTACGACCTGGCCGCGCGCGGCTGGGAGGTCTGCTACGTCGGGCGCCTGCGCGCCCACCACCACCCGTCGCCGTCGCGGCCGCCGTCGTCGTGGCGACGGCGGGCCGAACTGCGCAACCGGCTGCTCATCGCCGTGCTGCGCCGCCCACCGCGGGTCTGTCGCCGCGAGGTGGCGCGCACGCTCGTGCGGGCCCCCGGGGCCGTTCTCGGCGCGGTGCCGCGGCTGCCGCGCGCGCTGAGCTCGCGGCGCGTCCTGCCCGCCCACGTCGAACACCAGGCCCGGACTCTGGAAAGGACCGCCGAATGGCGCGAATCTCGGTCGTGATCATCACCTGCAACCGCCGCGAGCAGTTGCGCGAGACGCTGGCGCACATGACGTCCCTGCCGGACGCCGCGCCGGTCTTCGTCGCGGACAACGGGTCCGCGGACGGCACGGCCGACATGGTCGCCCGGGAGTTCCCCGGCGTCCGCCTGTTCCGGCTGCCGGAAAATCTCGGCGCGGTGGCACGCAACCTCGCCGTCGAGGAGGTGACGACGCCGTACGTGGCCTTCTGCGACGACGACACGACGTGGCAGCCCGGCGCGCTGACCCGCGCCGCCGACCTGCTGGACGAGTTTCCGGGGCTCGGCTCGGTGACCGGGCGCTGCCTGGTCGAGCCCGGCCTGGCCGAGGACCCGATCACCCCGGAACTGCGCGAGTCGCCGGTGCCCGGCCCCGACTGGCTGCCGGGACCGGCGCTGCTCGGCATCATGGCCGGCCTGACAGCGGTGCGCGTCAGCGCGTTCCGCGAGGTCGGCGGCTTCTCGACGCGGATGTGGCTCGGCGGCGAGGAGGAGCTGTTCGCCCTGGACCTCGCCGCGCGTGGGTGGTGGATGTGCTGGGCCGAGGACGTCGTGATCCACCACGCGCCGTCGAAGCTGCGCGACCCCCGCCACCGTCGTCGCCTCGGCATCCGCAACACGTTGTGGACGCTCCTGCTGCGCCGCCCCTGGCCGGCGGTCTTCCGCCGCGCCCGGGACGTGCTGCGGTCCGCGCCGCTCGACGGGGCCACCGCGGCGGCGCTCCTGGACGTGGCCCGCGGCCTGCCGTCGGTCCTGCGGGACCGCCGGGTGGTCCCGCACCACGTCGAACACGGCCTGCGCCTGCTGGAAGCACCCCAGCGCGAGTCGAAGGCCCGCCGCTACGTGGGCTGAGTGGGCTGAGTGGGCTGACCGCATGTCATGAATGACTCATTCCTGACGCCAGACGTCAGGAATGAGTCATTCAGGGCGTCGCGATCAGCGGGCCTCGGCCGTCATCGCCGTCTCCGGGACCAGCTTGTGGTAGGCGCGCAGGGTGTCGGCGGCGACGCGGTCCCACGAGTAGCGGGCGACCGCGCGGTCGTGGCCCGCGGTGCCGTAGGCGTGGCAGAGCGCCGGGTCGTCGATCAGCCGGCGTGCCCGGGACGCGAGCTCCTTCGGCTGGTGCGGGCGGACCAGCAGCCCCGTGACGCCGTCGACGACGGTGTCGGTCAAGCCGCCCACCGCGGCCGCGACCACCGGGACACCGCAGGCCATCGCCTCCAGGGGCACGATCCCGAACGGCTCGTACCACGGCGTGCACACGACGGCGTCGGCCGAGCGCAGCAGGGCCGGCATGTCGTCGCGCGACACCTGGCCGGGCCAGCGGACGCGGTCGCCGACGCCGAGCCGGTCGGCCAGCTGCCGCAGCCGGGCCGCCTCGGGGTCCTGGGACAGCTTGCCCCGCTCCGGGCCGCCCGCGATGACGAGCTCGGTGTCCGGCAGCTGGGCGAGGGCGGTGATCGCGATGTCGAACCCCTTGCGCGGCACCAGCCGGCCGACGGCGACCAGCCGGTGCGGCAGCCGCCGGCGGGCCACCGGCCCGTCGGGGGAGAACCGGGCGAGGTCGACGCCGCAGGGCACGATCGAGATCCGCGACCGCGGGACGCCGAGGCGGGACAGCTCGAAGACCTCGTCGGAGCAGGTCGCGATCACGCGCCCGGCCTGGCGGCCGATGATCCGCTCCAGCCGGATGCGGTCGGCGGGGCTGGTGTCCTGGTCGCCCTGGTAGCGCTTCTTGACCACGCCGAGGGCGTGGAAGGTCTGCGCCACCGGGGTGCCGGTCGCGCTCGCCGCCAACGAGGTCGCGAGGCCGGACATCCAGAAGTGCGCGTGCGCCACGTCCGGCCGCTCGAGCGCCCACCGGTCCCGCAGGAAGCTGCCGAACTCGCCCATGTAGGGCAGGAGCTGGTCCTTCGGCACCCGGCGCGGCGGCCCGGCCGGCACGTGCACGACGCGGAAGCCCTGCGGCGCGCGGACCTCCGGCGGTTCGTCGCGGCTTTCCCGGCGCGTGTAGACAGTGACGTCGTGGCCGGCGCGGGTCAGTGCGGCCGACAGCTCGGCGACGTGCACGTTCTGGCCACCGGCGTCGGCTTCGCCCAGCACGGCCAACGGGTTGGCGTGCTCGGACACCATCGCGATCTTCATCGGTGAGGCGTTCCCTTCACAGGTCAACGGGCCGTCTCGGCGAGGAGGTGGTCCCAAGCGGTCAGGAAGGCGTCCAGCCCGTAGTGCTTCAGGGCGTGTTCGCGGGCGTTCTTGCCGGCCAGCGCGGCGAAGTCGGGTTCGTGCAGCAGCTCGCGGAAACCGCGGGCCAGCACCGAGACGTCCGTGGAGAGCACACCGGCGTCGTCCGGCACCGCCTCGACCGCTTCGGTGGCGGCGAAGACGACGACCGGCATCGCCAGGTGCATGGCCTCCAAAAGGGACAGCCCCAGCGAGGTCCACCGGGCGGTGTGCAGGTAGACGCGGCGGCGGGCGATCTCGTCGTGCAGCTTCGGCGCCGGGACGTCACCCAGCCCGCGCAGCGGCGCGCCGAGCTCCTCGGTCCCCATACCGAACACGTCGACGGGGCCCTCCCCGGCGAGCGTGCCGAGCAGGTCGGCGCCGGTGACGCGACGGCGCCGCACCGGTTCGTTGATCATCGACACGCCGGCGGCGAGCTCACCGGTGTAGCGCGGTCCCGGATCGGGGATGCCGTGCGGCACCACGGTCACCGGCGCGCGGCCGCAGTCCCACATCGCCGCGTTGAAGTGCGTCACGTGCGCGACGGTGGTGTCGGACCGGCCGGCGAGCGGGTGTTCGCTGGACGCGGCGTACGGCCGGGGCGCGTTGTGTTCCACGTAGACGGCCGGAACGCCCAGCCGCGCGGCGAAGTCGAGCTCCTCCGGGCGTTGCAGGACGACGACGTCGGGCTCGGCCTCCGCCAGCCGGTCGAGCGGCACCTCGGTCACCGACGGCCAGTTCCGCCCCGCCTTGCCGAGACCCCAGGGTGCACCATCGGGTGACACCGGCAGGAGGTAGTCGTGGCGGCCGCGGACGAAAGCGTCCGTCCACGAGCCGTGGACGTGCCAGAGCAGTACTCTCAGGCGCCGGGATCCGGGATCGGTCATGACTCCTGATTTCCCGGAGATCGGCCGTTAAACGTCCGGCCGGACGGGGTACTCGGCGCGCGTCCGGTGTGCGCGACGAAGGGACTGCCATCCATGCGCTTCACCCCACGGGGCACCCGCTTTTTCGACCTGCTCGCCGACGCGGCGAAGAACCTCGTCACCGCGACCGCGTTGCTCGGGGACCTCGTCGCCGCCGATCCCGCCGGGCGGGAATCGATCGCGAAGCGCCTGCACGAGGTCGAGCACCAGGGCGACGAGCTGACGCACACGATCATGGTGGAGCTCAACAGCTCGTTCGTGACACCGTTCGACCGCGAGGACATCCAGGCCCTCGCCGCGAAGATCGACGACGTCCTCGACTTCATGGACACCGCGGCGGACCTGGCCGTGCTGTACCGCATCGGCACCTTCCCGCCGGGGACCGACGTCCTGGTCCGGGTGCTCTGCCGGGCCGCCGAGCTGAC is from Amycolatopsis mediterranei and encodes:
- a CDS encoding UDP-glucose dehydrogenase family protein, with product MAEHIGIVGAGYVGLTSAGCFARLGHRVTCVDADASKVDELGRGVVSIAEPGLAELVGQGLADRTLSFTTAQSELYGADLVFLCLPTPPAEDGRPDLGVLEHVVPQLGRLLRPGCVLVTKSTVPVGTAARLPRLLGRDDLPVVANPEFLREGHAVEDFLHPDRVVVGTDPADSPAARRVARLYEPTGAPVVATDSASAELAKYASNAFLAVKLSYVNVLAELCERFGADVREVSRTMGLDARIGPEFLAPGPGWGGSCLPKDTSALLHAAEAAGVDFGILRDAVRVNARQRARVVRAVRQAVTGSPAGSLAGARIGLLGLAFKAGTGDLRDSPALAVADDLARAGAELTAHDPAVACVPGTGAVQVVDDPYLVAKDAAALVVLTEWPEFRDLDWARLAVAADRAVVVDSRNLLDPDVLAEAGFAHVGVGTHPRRQS
- a CDS encoding SDR family oxidoreductase, whose amino-acid sequence is MRPLGNVLITGGASGLGAATVDAVRKAGGTPYVLDRVRPQDPAEYVEADLTDTAATEAAVRELAERAGGLDGVFTAAGTDACGPLGEVSTEDWERVVKVNLLGTAAVIRAALPYLERSHGTVVTVASTLGIKAVSDATAYCASKFGVVGFTRALAAELAGRVGVTLLIPGGMWTHFFDDRTDQYKPPPDAKLNQPEHVANTVVFALQQPPGAEVRELVVCASEEGSWP
- a CDS encoding UDP-glucuronic acid decarboxylase family protein, giving the protein MTDPGVTRRFGRAVVTGGAGFVGAHLCELLLEEDIEVIAVDNLATSSADSLDHLRRYAGFRFVRHDVTQPMPPSCEADVVFHLASAASPRDYLALPLETLRAGSHGTENALELARRARARFVLASTSEVYGDPLEHPQQEGYWGNVNPIGPRSVYDEAKRYAEALTSAYRREFGVDTAIARIFNTYGPGMRAHDGRMIPAFLDQALKNEPITVTGTGEQTRSICYVEDTARGLLALARADHPGPVNIGNPEELTVRQVAERIKHLTGSRSPIEYIDAVVDDPQRRCPDISLARDVLGWEPKVDSEDGLRRTAAWFRRAPSH
- a CDS encoding carbamoyltransferase yields the protein MRILGINAVFHDPAAALVVDGEIVAAAEEERFSRRKHGKQAVPFSTWEQPAQAAAWCLAQAGLSAKDLDAVGYSYDPALVEPGLPGHDPSGEELRTEFAKRAPLFLKSALPGLDPGIVKFVRHHVAHAASAALAAPFGDCAVLVADGRGESTSYLAGEYRDGRFKELAAQKLPDSLGLLYEDLTEHLGFARSSDEYKVMALASYGKPEFLDELCEHVHVTGDGGFHASGVDLASLAPRRKAGEQLSRQHADLAASVQKVLEDILLELADWLHDATGQRDLAMAGGIALNCVANSRLHAEGPFDRIWVQPAAGDAGTALGAALQLAAEAGEPRTSMGDAGLGRGWTDDELEEILIKAKLPYERPDDLAETVAEALANDEVIAWFQGRAEFGPRALGHRSLLAHPGRQANLERLNDVKGREQFRPVAPMVRAERAAEIFARGPLPSPYMLFVHDVAEEWRDRIPAITHVDGTARVQTVEERENPVLARMLAGFERRTGLPVVINTSLNTAGRPMVDSPRDALECFGSAPIDLLALGPFVLRRPRSTRTGAASPEEKEVP
- a CDS encoding polysaccharide pyruvyl transferase family protein, translated to MRVLLTGWASFLHGEATAGDVLSLRAAGNALAEAGIDHRVAWSPGFRPGTLHLPDAAPGDYTHVVFACGPVHGPQVRSLHERYASCRRIAVGVSVPDAEDPAVTGFHRVFPRDDGGTAELDLALGAPVSPTPVLGVVLAPHQPEYGSAGRHGDVHEALTGWLAGLDCARVPLDTRLAHADWERCATPDQFAALVSKMDALVTTRLHGLVFGLKAGVPVLAVDPVAGGGKVTAQGKALDWPVVAAEDACDTALLDARLKWCLPASVRPPAHPASLAALVDELVGSR
- a CDS encoding PfkB family carbohydrate kinase, with amino-acid sequence MRPLVVLGDTLLDVDAEGTAERLCPEAPVPVVDLTDRRRRPGGAGLAALLAARSAAEVVLVTPLGDDEGGHALTGLLEPDVTVLPLPLRGTTVCKTRIRAGGQSLLRLDSGDGTATADPLPTRVHDVLAEAGAILVADYGRGLTRNPDVRRVLRELAERIPVVWDPHPRGAQPVPGTRLVTPNLAEARAVLAGHEEPAELAKLLRGHWHADAVAVTTGARGAVLADGLGETTVPIPAAARMPGHAAPDTCGAGDRFAAAAAAALLGGADTTEAVVTAVEAAARFVAAGGATALSTNDGPVPDPQPATDAFGLAERIRATGGRLIATGGCFDLLHPGHVSLLRQARALGDALVVCLNSDASVRGLKGPGRPLVRDRDRARLLCALSFVDAVAVFDEPSPTAVLEKLRPDVWVKGGDYAEAVLPEREVVERHGGEVVLVPTVPGYSTSRLVAAAASA
- a CDS encoding SIS domain-containing protein — protein: MEDHLAALAEAAERTRESAPKITAWGRHLVGVFEAGGRLLACGNGGSAAEAQHLTGELVGRFRHERRPLSAIALHADTSATTAIVNDYGDHEVFARQVHAHGRPGDVLVCLSTSGGSQNVVAAAKAAHELGVTTWALTGPAPNPLAALCDDAVTVEAPTVATVQEMHLVLVHGLCAALDTALGVTA
- a CDS encoding glycosyltransferase family 9 protein, producing the protein MAVSAAVLVLRALGVGDLLTAVPALRALRAGYPGDRLVLAAPESLRDLVELIDAVDELLPTPKLGELAWPGPPPRLAVNLHGSGPESIHDLLVADPAELLTHRHPDFPDVAGLEWRDDLHEVDRWCRLVEYHHLAADRSALTLPVPPGPSPAPDAVVVHPGAAFPARRWPPGRFATVVRDLAARGHRVVLTGSAAERDLAVSIAEAAGLGEDAVLAGRTGLAELAALVAGAALVVCGDTGVGHLATAFGTPSVLLFGPTPPRLWGPPPSARQHVVLWAGNVGDPHGEEPDGGLLLLGEERVLAATRSALEVRVAHG